From one Saprospiraceae bacterium genomic stretch:
- a CDS encoding TIGR03364 family FAD-dependent oxidoreductase, translating into MSKTAIVVGAGITGLATAYKLILQGYQVTILEKSSRADGASIRNFGMIWPIGQASGDHYQLALESKKIWIDLSHKAAFDLNPNGSLHLAYHEDEKSVLREFVETHRDHRPVVWLNPNDLAQKHPSVNHHGLKGGMYSADEMLVDPVEAIQKISFWLQNTGQCVFHFNTPVVAIEGNICTSPGKKHQADQIFVCTGRDIDLLFPEILKTQGVLCELQMMRTDTQPEFFSMGPSMCGGLTLIHYPAFKNLETLSELQIRLLSEYPHLIANGIHVMAAQNHHGEIVIGDTHHYAPHFMPFIDQRLNKYILEYLKQFCVLPDYTIKNYWKGQYYKSTGDHPYFISRVSPHCVLINAFGGNGMTLSFGVISTLLESII; encoded by the coding sequence ATGTCAAAAACAGCAATTGTAGTAGGCGCCGGTATCACAGGGCTGGCTACGGCATATAAACTCATTTTACAGGGCTATCAAGTCACTATACTCGAAAAAAGTTCAAGGGCTGATGGGGCTTCCATTAGAAATTTTGGAATGATTTGGCCGATAGGTCAGGCATCCGGCGACCACTACCAACTGGCCCTGGAATCCAAAAAAATTTGGATCGATCTGAGCCACAAAGCAGCCTTCGATCTCAATCCAAACGGATCATTGCATCTAGCCTACCATGAGGATGAAAAATCAGTCTTACGTGAATTTGTAGAAACTCATCGTGATCATAGACCTGTGGTCTGGCTTAACCCAAATGACCTGGCTCAAAAACATCCATCAGTCAATCACCACGGTCTAAAAGGTGGAATGTATAGTGCGGATGAAATGTTGGTAGATCCAGTAGAGGCAATCCAAAAAATTTCATTTTGGTTGCAAAACACAGGCCAGTGTGTATTTCATTTCAATACACCGGTCGTTGCTATTGAAGGCAATATTTGTACGAGCCCTGGCAAAAAACACCAGGCAGATCAAATATTTGTTTGCACAGGAAGGGATATAGATCTTCTTTTCCCGGAGATATTAAAGACACAGGGAGTCTTGTGTGAACTCCAAATGATGCGCACCGATACGCAACCTGAATTTTTCTCTATGGGACCTTCCATGTGTGGAGGGTTAACACTGATTCATTATCCTGCATTTAAAAATCTTGAAACCTTGTCCGAACTGCAGATTAGATTGTTGTCAGAGTATCCTCACCTTATCGCTAACGGAATTCATGTGATGGCAGCACAAAATCACCACGGAGAGATTGTCATTGGAGATACTCACCATTATGCTCCACACTTTATGCCGTTTATTGATCAACGATTGAATAAATATATACTTGAATATCTAAAACAATTTTGCGTGCTTCCGGATTACACGATAAAAAATTATTGGAAAGGCCAATATTACAAATCAACAGGTGATCATCCTTATTTTATATCCCGGGTCAGTCCTCATTGTGTATTGATCAATGCCTTTGGAGGCAATGGAATGACGCTTTCATTTGGTGTCATCAGCACGCTATTAGAATCGATAATATAG
- a CDS encoding inorganic phosphate transporter, with amino-acid sequence MTTMLITIIVFALIFDFVNGFHDAANSIATVVSTRVLTPLQAVLMAGGANFLAYFLFELKVADTVAKTVHAEHITLMVIMAGLWAAIIWNLLTWWLGIPSSSSHTLIGGFAGAGIAHAGSFDAISFDKIRIILVFIVLAPLIGMFVSYFFSLVMLYLSSRSSPKEVDGVFRKLQVGSAAFFSLMHGGNDAQKVVGIIAAALIAQGHITDLHHIPSWVPLACYTAIGLGTMMGGWRIVKTMGHKVTKLTPFEGFAAETSGALTLWLTGRYGIPVSTTHTITGSIIGVGMIKRVSAVRWGVTISLMWAWVLTIPISALMGALFYFIGSQFQ; translated from the coding sequence ATGACTACAATGCTAATAACGATCATTGTTTTTGCATTGATCTTCGATTTTGTCAATGGCTTCCACGATGCAGCCAACTCTATTGCGACAGTAGTGTCTACCAGGGTCCTGACACCACTGCAAGCCGTTTTGATGGCAGGTGGTGCAAACTTTCTTGCTTATTTTTTATTTGAATTAAAGGTAGCAGATACTGTGGCCAAGACTGTTCATGCGGAGCACATTACATTGATGGTGATTATGGCAGGACTTTGGGCAGCCATCATTTGGAATCTTTTGACCTGGTGGCTCGGCATTCCGAGTAGTTCTTCTCACACTTTGATAGGGGGATTCGCCGGAGCCGGCATAGCACATGCTGGTTCCTTCGACGCGATTTCTTTTGACAAAATCCGGATTATCCTTGTGTTTATAGTGTTGGCTCCTTTGATTGGAATGTTTGTGTCCTATTTTTTCTCTTTAGTTATGTTGTATTTGAGTTCCAGATCCAGTCCAAAAGAAGTCGACGGTGTTTTCCGAAAACTTCAAGTGGGTTCTGCTGCTTTTTTTAGTTTGATGCACGGAGGCAATGATGCACAGAAAGTAGTCGGCATCATAGCTGCTGCGCTTATTGCACAGGGACACATCACGGATTTGCATCATATTCCTTCCTGGGTACCCCTGGCATGTTACACAGCCATTGGACTTGGTACCATGATGGGTGGCTGGAGAATAGTAAAAACGATGGGTCACAAGGTAACTAAATTGACTCCATTTGAAGGATTTGCAGCGGAGACCAGTGGTGCCCTTACACTTTGGTTGACTGGTAGATATGGTATACCAGTGAGTACCACGCATACGATCACTGGTAGCATCATCGGAGTAGGTATGATCAAGCGTGTCAGTGCGGTAAGATGGGGTGTCACTATTAGCTTGATGTGGGCATGGGTACTGACTATTCCTATCTCTGCGCTCATGGGAGCTTTATTTTATTTTATCGGCAGCCAGTTTCAGTAA
- a CDS encoding HAD hydrolase-like protein: MEDKKIKLCIFDLAGTLVQDKNYVRKIFIQAFKKYDIVVTAEVVDRWMGFEKKLAIDSILNEINVKGRKKLVTTIHHTFTHMMNEYYSHHVKSIAYAEATLKKLKAKGLKLAVNTGFGKETLHLILESLGWYGYLDAYISSDQVVAGRPHPYMINYIKKTAKISDPSQIAKIGDTPSDLLEGQRSKCGLNLGICSRNFPLEEMKKYPHTHLVNNLREAADIILAHTA; the protein is encoded by the coding sequence ATGGAAGATAAAAAAATCAAGTTATGCATATTCGATTTGGCTGGCACACTGGTACAGGATAAAAATTACGTTAGAAAGATCTTCATACAGGCTTTTAAGAAATATGACATCGTGGTTACCGCGGAGGTGGTAGATCGATGGATGGGATTTGAGAAAAAACTGGCCATAGACTCTATCCTTAACGAAATCAATGTGAAAGGGCGAAAAAAATTGGTCACTACCATTCATCACACTTTTACACATATGATGAATGAATATTATTCCCACCATGTCAAATCCATAGCCTATGCTGAAGCCACACTGAAAAAATTAAAAGCAAAAGGATTAAAATTAGCAGTCAATACAGGGTTTGGAAAAGAGACGCTTCATCTTATTCTTGAAAGTTTAGGATGGTATGGATATCTCGATGCCTATATTTCATCTGATCAGGTAGTAGCTGGCAGACCCCATCCATACATGATTAATTATATAAAAAAAACTGCCAAAATATCTGATCCATCTCAAATAGCCAAAATAGGAGACACGCCTTCAGACCTTCTTGAAGGCCAACGATCAAAATGTGGTCTTAACTTAGGTATCTGTTCCAGAAATTTTCCTTTGGAAGAAATGAAAAAATATCCGCATACACATCTCGTCAACAATCTCCGTGAAGCCGCAGACATCATTTTGGCTCACACTGCCTAA
- a CDS encoding GH3 auxin-responsive promoter family protein — translation MSLVGQILHTGIKLSPKKPLLQLSPKQQQIKVLHRLLRTAQNTDFGKRYDFEDLTRIKDPRAEFRQWIPIYSYDKMYSKWWHRSLQDEPNVTWPGIIPYYGVSSGSTQAASKYIPVTHESLHCWNKSAQRLFSSLSQYPEITPQQLGRQSLMVGGTSKLTREGQHLYGDNSGIMALNRPYWLKSFYKPDADILEIPDWNDRVNAIVAKASSWDIAFLVGNVAWVQLILERIIEYHGIKHIHKLWPNLTMLMHSGIFLEPYRESFENTLGKPISYIDTYAATEAFIGYQDQPNDRSMKLVLDQGVYYEFVPFDQKHFDETGNLISSFVETIPIEYVEENKPYAILISTTSGAWHYLLGDVIVFTDKQNCRIKITGRTKLQLNLTGEHLTGELITGAIQHLNQLFHLDLVEYTVSGEKHESHFAHKWYLATNKPVDKKKICTAIDEYLKTNNDDYSVQRTALLNNISVELVQKGSFYGWLHSRGKMNGQAKIPCVLSEDLKHSWLEYLHKNLIN, via the coding sequence ATGTCATTGGTAGGTCAGATATTGCATACCGGGATTAAGCTCAGTCCGAAAAAACCTTTACTCCAGCTTTCTCCCAAACAACAACAAATCAAAGTGCTACACCGGCTATTGCGGACAGCACAAAATACAGACTTTGGAAAACGATATGACTTTGAAGACCTGACCCGTATTAAAGACCCAAGAGCAGAATTCCGTCAATGGATACCGATTTATTCATATGATAAAATGTATTCTAAATGGTGGCATAGATCTTTGCAGGACGAACCCAATGTCACCTGGCCAGGCATCATACCGTATTATGGAGTTTCCAGCGGCAGTACTCAGGCGGCGAGCAAATATATACCGGTCACTCATGAAAGTTTACATTGCTGGAACAAATCGGCTCAGCGACTCTTTTCATCTCTCAGCCAATATCCCGAGATCACGCCTCAACAATTGGGCAGGCAGTCCCTCATGGTTGGAGGTACCAGCAAATTGACCAGGGAAGGCCAACACTTGTATGGTGACAACAGCGGTATCATGGCATTAAATCGCCCATACTGGTTAAAATCTTTCTACAAACCCGATGCTGATATATTAGAAATTCCAGACTGGAATGATCGGGTCAATGCAATCGTAGCCAAAGCTTCTTCCTGGGATATTGCATTTTTAGTAGGCAATGTAGCCTGGGTACAACTCATCCTGGAGAGAATTATCGAATACCATGGAATAAAGCATATTCATAAATTATGGCCCAACCTTACCATGCTTATGCATAGTGGTATTTTCTTAGAACCTTACCGTGAATCATTTGAAAATACGTTGGGTAAACCCATATCGTATATCGATACTTATGCCGCTACCGAAGCATTTATCGGATATCAAGATCAGCCCAACGACCGATCAATGAAACTTGTGCTGGACCAGGGAGTGTACTATGAGTTCGTACCTTTCGATCAAAAACATTTTGATGAAACAGGAAATTTGATTTCGAGCTTCGTAGAAACTATACCAATAGAATATGTTGAAGAAAATAAGCCGTATGCCATATTAATATCTACAACCTCAGGCGCCTGGCACTATTTACTTGGAGATGTCATCGTTTTCACAGACAAACAAAATTGTAGAATAAAAATAACCGGCCGTACCAAACTACAGCTCAATCTTACCGGCGAACATCTCACTGGAGAATTAATCACAGGTGCCATCCAGCACCTCAACCAATTATTTCATCTGGACCTGGTTGAATATACCGTTAGCGGCGAAAAACATGAAAGTCATTTTGCTCATAAATGGTACCTCGCCACCAACAAACCTGTTGATAAAAAAAAGATTTGCACTGCTATAGATGAGTACTTAAAAACAAATAATGATGACTATAGTGTGCAGAGGACTGCTTTGTTGAATAATATATCTGTTGAACTGGTTCAAAAAGGATCCTTTTATGGCTGGCTCCATTCAAGAGGTAAAATGAATGGCCAGGCGAAAATACCTTGTGTATTGAGTGAAGATTTAAAACATAGCTGGTTGGAATATCTGCACAAGAATCTCATTAATTAA